In Pristis pectinata isolate sPriPec2 chromosome 19, sPriPec2.1.pri, whole genome shotgun sequence, the following proteins share a genomic window:
- the LOC127580643 gene encoding potassium voltage-gated channel subfamily A member 5-like translates to MDIALLRLEDGGAAAGSRCPSSGGGGGIPWARPAGQDGADPRSAAGSMCELAGLPESLAEEGRRHVADGGGRSERVVINIAGLRYETQLGTLSQFPDSLLGDPDKRMRYFDPLKNEYFFDRNRPCFDGILYFYQSGGRIRRPVNVSIDMFADEIRFYKLGPEAMERFREDEGFIKEKEKPMPEQEFQKQLWLLFEYPESSSPARGIAIVSVLVIVVSIITFCLETLPEFRDDRYSGYNRSANGTRGAAKDSLSDPFFIVETTCVVWFTLELLVRFFACPSKSVFARDIMNIIDIVAIIPYFITLGTELAEQSSNGQQAMSLAILRVIRLVRVFRIFKLSRHSKGLQILGQTLKASMRELGLLIFFLFIGVILFSSAVYFAEADDPRSHFSSIPDAFWWAVVTMTTVGYGDMKPVTMAGKIVGSLCAIAGVLTIALPVPVIVSNFNYFYHRETDNEEQAQYLHNTDIESSISEDLKRSRNSIGNHLENSDGVNNGPGTHCKANSTPDIRKSLYALCMDPNTETDL, encoded by the coding sequence ATGGACATAGCCTTGCTGAGGTTGGAGGACGGCGGGGCCGCCGCGGGCAGCAGGTGTCCGAGCAGCGGCGGCGGAGGCGGAATCCCGTGGGCACGCCCGGCGGGCCAGGACGGCGCCGACCCCCGATCGGCCGCGGGCAGCATGTGCGAGCTGGCGGGGCTGCCCGAGAGCTTGGCGGAGGAGGGCCGGCGGCATGTGGCGGACGGCGGCGGGCGCTCCGAGCGGGTGGTGATCAACATCGCCGGGCTGAGGTACGAGACGCAGCTGGGCACCCTGAGCCAGTTCCCGGACAGCCTGCTGGGCGACCCCGACAAGCGGATGCGCTACTTCGACCCCCTCAAGAACGAGTACTTCTTCGACCGCAACCGGCCCTGCTTCGACGGGATCCTCTACTTCTACCAGTCGGGCGGCCGGATCCGCCGGCCCGTCAACGTCTCCATCGACATGTTCGCCGACGAGATCCGCTTCTACAAGCTGGGGCCCGAGGCCATGGAGCGCTTCAGGGAGGACGAGGgcttcatcaaggagaaggagaAGCCCATGCCCGAGCAGGAGTTCCAGAAGCAACTTTGGCTCCTCTTCGAGTACCCCGAGAGTTCGAGCCCGGCCCGGGGCATCGCCATCGTCTCGGTGCTGGTCATCGTGGTCTCCATCATCACCTTCTGCCTGGAGACCCTGCCCGAGTTCCGCGACGACAGGTACAGCGGCTACAACCGGTCGGCCAATGGCACCCGGGGCGCGGCCAAGGACAGCCTGAGTGACCCCTTCTTCATCGTGGAGACCACCTGCGTGGTCTGGTTCACCCTCGAGCTTCTGGTGCGCTTCTTCGCCTGCCCCAGCAAGTCCGTCTTCGCCAGGGACATCATGAACATCATCGACATCGTGGCCATCATCCCCTACTTCATCACGCTGGGCACCGAGCTGGCGGAGCAGAGTTCCAACGGGCAGCAAGCCATGTCCTTGGCCATCCTCAGGGTCATCCGCCTGGTCCGGGTCTTCCGCATCTTCAAGCTCTCCAGGCACTCCAAGGGACTCCAGATCTTGGGGCAGACCCTCAAGGCGAGCATGAGGGAGCTGGGCCTGCTCATCTTCTTCCTCTTCATCGGGGTTATCCTCTTCTCCAGCGCCGTCTACTTCGCCGAGGCCGATGACCCCAGGTCCCATTTCTCCAGCATCCCAGACGCATTCTGGTGGGCGGTGGTCACCATGACTACCGTGGGCTACGGCGATATGAAACCTGTCACCATGGCGGGCAAGATCGTGGGATCCCTGTGCGCCATCGCCGGGGTCCTGACCATCGCGCTGCCCGTGCCCGTCATTGTGTCCAACTTCAACTACTTCTACCACCGGGAGACCGACAACGAGGAGCAAGCTCAGTACCTGCACAACACCGATATTGAGAGCAGCATCTCGGAAGATCTGAAAAGGAGCAGAAACTCCATTGGCAATCATTTAGAGAACAGCGATGGGGTGAACAATGGCCCAGGGACGCACTGCAAAGCCAACAGCACCCCGGACATCAGGAAGTCCCTGTACGCACTTTGTATGGACCCAAATACTGAAACGGACTTGTAG